The sequence TGTGATAAAGGTGGTGGAGGTGGATACAGCAGTCGGAGAACATCTGGCAGAGACAAATACGGACCACCTGTTCGTACAGAATACAGGCTTATTGTAGAAAATCTTTCTAGTCGGTGCAGTTGGCAAGATTTAAAGGTATGTGCTATAATTCAAGATACAAAAGATACGACTAATGCTTTAAAGTAAACTCTTATTTACATTCTTATTTCTGGGAATTTATTATAGTATATAGATCTTTTAAGATTTCCGAGTCTGACCAATCTTATCATTTCAGGATTTTATGCGACAAGCAGGTGAAGTAACCTATGCGGATGCCCACAAGGAACGAACAAATGAGGGTGTAATTGAGTTTCGCTCCTACTCTGACATGAAGCGTGCTTTGGACAAACTGGATGGCACAGAAATAAATGGCAGAAATATTAGGCTTATTGAAGATAAGCCACGCACAAGCCATAGGCGATCTTACTCTGGAAGCAGATCCAGGTAACTTGTTGAAGGACACTGTGGGGAGGAAACAGAATATTTGACAATAAAAAAGGGAAGTAATGGAGTAATTTCAATTGTTGCCTACTTGAATTAAAGCCAGCTTTTAGTTTGTTTTGGCTGTGCATCATTGGGTTTTTTTCTGGATGTTTTGAAGGTGTATTTAATTTCGtagtaaagaaaaacattattctTTGGCTTATCTATTTTTGCCAGATGGCACAGGTGTATTTAAGATGGATTGAGATTAAGACTTCATTGTTTTTCTCCTAATAGGTCTCGATCTAGAAGACGGTCACGAAGTAGGAGTCGCAGGAGCAGCCGCAGTAGATCTCGAAGTATCTCAAAAAGTCGCTCCCGGTAAATAATGTTGTGTTGAGTCATTGTGAATATTACTGTACTTGTTTATGGAGTACGTGTATGTTCTTACAAAGTATTGAGAGAATCGGTCTTTCCTTGTCCAGTTCCAGGTCGCGGAGCAAAGGTCGATCACGTTCTCGATCAAAAGGCAGGAAATCTAGATCAAAGAGCAAATCTAAGCCCAAGTCTGATCGGGGCTCCCATTCACATTCTCGAAGCAGATCTAAGGATGAGTATGAGAAATCTCGAAGCAGGTCTCGGTCCCGATCCcccaaagaaaatggaaagggtGATATAAAGTCAAAATCCAGATCAAGGAGCCAGTCCCATTCCAATTCGCCGCTACCTGTTCCACCCTCAAAGGCCCGTTCTGTGTCCCCTCCACCAAAAAGAGCTTCAAGATCCCGTTCTAGGTCTCGTTCAAAGTCAAGATCAAGGTCCAGGTCGAGTTCCAGAGATTAACTCAGAACTCTCTTGTTCTTTGCACACTATTATGGAACACTTTCCTATTTAGGCAGTTACTCTTTCATGTTTATACTTGGCCTCTTCTGCAAGAGCAATCTCCTGAAAACAGGGGCACACAGAAATTTGATTTGTGGCCAGATTTGATGAAAAAGATGAGGCTCTAAAGAAATGGTGGCATGAAGTCAGACACCCTGTCCCTTCTTTGTAGAATTAAGATAACTTTGATTTTATGGCTTTTGAGCTAAAATAACTTTTGTAAAGAGTAAGctcatttagtttttttttttttgtttttttgtttttttaagtatttcaGCAGGATCTGCtggcagggtttttttgttttatttgtttgcttatttttaaattaactgttTCAAGCTTTGAATACTTAAGACTTTAGAGGGAGAACCCAATTTTCAATTATGTTGGCTTTTTATAAAGCTTGAGTTATGtaagatttaaataaaactttgctACCAAGATGATTGCCTTATTGAATAGGTCACTATTAAATTCCTTTAAATGTTGGTATCTGCCATTTGTGGAAACATGTAAATTCTACTGAAGTGTAAACAAGGCAAGCCTCAGATCAGCAATAAATTATTCAGTTTGGATAACATTATTTTGTGCTGTTAATCAAATTTGCCAAAATCTTTTATCTGCCCCTTTAACAAGTtgagtaaaaataaaaggtattttttaGTCAATCTGTTCCATGATTTTgcttaaattaattttaagtaaTGGAACTTTTTTCAAAGGCAAATTTAAACTCTAAGAAATAATTCCTAATACTTGGGATCTTGTTTAGATAATCCACTTTCTGGAAGTTGTCAGCGTAATTAGTGTTAGAGAGTGGTTCAGTTGTCTTTAATGTTTGTCATGTGGAAATGGAAGTAGCCTCTTTTTGATCTGAACTTGAGTTTATTCAAAGTGTAAAAGCACATACTGCATTTTATGCTGAAAGATAATTATGTTTAACAGGCACTTAGTAAAGTCAGTTGCCAGTTAAGTTACACCCAATAGTCCCCTTCGTAGTTAGTGGGATTATGTGATAATTGGTTAGATCATACTTGTAAATttttgctttgaaaaacagtGAAATGGGTAAGCCCAAACTTTTGTACTTTATTACGAGTGAGGTGTAATGAGTACTGTGGAAACCAAATTTGAATACTGCAAATTTGTACGAGTTACTAGGTTAGCAGTTAGTCCATACATCCATAAGCCTGATGAGTTGAAATTGCAGTTGGAGAAGTGAATTAACCTTACATTCCTTTATTCAGATACTTAATTatataaagtaattttatttaaaagcatttattgaTCTTAGTCTGAAATCGAAATATAGATTAATTGGCTCAGCTTTAATACCTTTCCAGGAGCTGTCACAATGTAGGGTACTAAGGGTTGGATTGTGATGGGGCATGGTCGTACACCACTCGTGCCACAGGTGTGCCTGGAAAGCATGATA comes from Macaca mulatta isolate MMU2019108-1 chromosome 10, T2T-MMU8v2.0, whole genome shotgun sequence and encodes:
- the SRSF6 gene encoding serine/arginine-rich splicing factor 6, yielding MPRVYIGRLSYNVREKDIQRFFSGYGRLLEVDLKNGYGFVEFEDSRDADDAVYELNGKELCGERVIVEHARGPRRDRDGYSYGSRSGGGGYSSRRTSGRDKYGPPVRTEYRLIVENLSSRCSWQDLKDFMRQAGEVTYADAHKERTNEGVIEFRSYSDMKRALDKLDGTEINGRNIRLIEDKPRTSHRRSYSGSRSRSRSRRRSRSRSRRSSRSRSRSISKSRSRSRSRSKGRSRSRSKGRKSRSKSKSKPKSDRGSHSHSRSRSKDEYEKSRSRSRSRSPKENGKGDIKSKSRSRSQSHSNSPLPVPPSKARSVSPPPKRASRSRSRSRSKSRSRSRSSSRD